ACATTGCCCGGCCGGAGCGCCAGCGCCCCGCCTCCCGCCGTCACGTAGTCGGCCGGCGCGGCCTCGGGTGCGAAGACCATGGCGAGGACCTTGTCGCGGGTCGCGAGGCCGAGCGGCACCGCGATGGTCCGCGCGACGAGCCCGGCAACGGGAAGCGGCACCATCAGTCCCTTGAACACCTCGGGCACGTCGCGAACCGGCTGGGTCGCGGGCGCAATCAGCGCGAGGCCGCGCACCTTGCCGGGATGCCGCTCGGCGATCTGCAGCGCGAGCGCGCCGCCGAGCGAATGGCCGACGAGCCATGGCCGGTCGAGCGCCAGCGCATCGATCAGCCCCGCCATGGCATCGGCCTGGTCGACGAGGCGCTGCGAGCGGCTGGGCAGCATCGGCGAATAGCCCGAGCCCGGCCGGTCGACGCGGATCACGCGATAGTCCTTGGCCAGCTCGTCGACCATCGGCTGGGCGAAACTTCGGAGTTGTGCGCCGAGGCCGTGGATGAGGAGCAGGGGCGGCCCGCTGCCCTGTTCGGTGACGTGAAGCTGCACGCCGCCGCCGACGTCGACCAGCCGGCCGTCCATCGGCACCAGCGCCTCGGCCTGCTTTGCGACGCGGGCGCTGTAGAGCCCTGCGCCAAGCAGTCCGCCGACCAGCGAGGCACCCGCGATCGCCCACTTCTTCATGCCATGCTCCGCTTGAGGATGTTCCAGTAGCCGACCGGGCTCAGCCGCTCGATCAGTGCGCCGATCTTGGCGTCGCCGCCGACGAGCACGCGCGGCCGTTCCTTTTCGATTCCAAGGACGATGATCTCGCCCGCTTTCACCGGCGACATCTTCAGGAATTTCTGGAAGCGATCCTTCTCGCTGGCGATCAGCGCCGCTTCCTCGTTGGTGACGTGACGCGGTGGCCGTGCGCTGCGGGCGATGTCGGTGTTGATACCGCCCGGATGGACGACGGTGACCCCGACGCTCGACCCCGCGTCCTCAAGCTCGCGGCGAAGCGATTCGGAAAACCCGCGAACGGCGAACTTGGCCGCCGAATAGGCCGTCTGGCCCGGCGGCGCGATCAGGCCGAACAGGCTCGATACGTTGACGATCCGCGCCTCGTCGCTTTGCTTGAGCAGCGGAAGAAAGGCGCGGGTCAGGCGTACGACGGCGTGGAAATTGACCTCCATCAGCCAGTCGAAATCGGCTTCGTCGACCTGCTCGAACGTGCCCCCGATCGCGACCCCCGCGTTGTTGACGAGAAGGTCGACCCGGCCATGCTCGGCGACCACCTTGGCCGGGAGCGCGGCGCAGGCCGCCCTGTCGGTGACGTCGAGCGGGTGGAGCGAGACCTGCACGCCGCGGATCATGCCGCTGGTCTCGCTCAATCCTTGCGCATTCTTGTCGGCGAGCGCGAGATTGCAGCCGCGCCGTGACAGCGCGAGCGCGATGCCCCGGCCGATCCCCCCGCCGGCGCCGGTGACGACCGCGACCCGTCCCTCGAGTTTCATGCCTCCGCCCCCGCAAGGCTGAGCGCGGGCGGCATCCGCCCCCGCTTCCAGTCGGTGTCGCCGCTGAACGCCATCACCCCGTCCTCGAGCTTTCCATGCTTGAGCGATCGCAGATCACGGATGTAATTCTGGTGGAGCTTCCACGGCGCGCGGTCGCCCTGCACGGGCAGGATGTCCTTGGCGCGCTGCACATAGCCCGAGCTGAAGTCGAGGAAGTCGACCGGCCGGACGTCGGGCTGCACGCGCGGCACCGCAATGCCCTTGCCGGTTACGGCGAGATGATTGAGCAGCCGGCAAACGTAGAAGCTCGTCAGGTCCGCCTTCAGCGTCCACGAGGCGTTGGTGTAGCCGAAGCTGTAGCTGAGGTTGGGCACGTCGCCGAACATCATGCCCTTGTAGGTCATGGCGCCGCTCAGCTTGCGCGTCTCGCCGTCGACGGTGAAGGCGACATCGCCGAGCAACTGGAGCTTGAGACCGGTCGCCGCGACGATCACGTCGGCCTTGAGCTCGCGGCCCGAGCGGAGAAGGATTCCATCGGGCTCGAAGCGTTCGACATGGTCGGTCACGACTTCCGCCTTGCCGGATCGGATGGCGGCGAACAGGTCGGCATCGGGGACAAGGCAGAGTCGCTGGTCCCAGGGATTGTAGGCCGGGTTGAAATGCGTCTCGATCTCGTAGTCGGGCGGCAATTCCTTGAGCAGCCCCT
This genomic window from Sphingomonas rosea contains:
- a CDS encoding SDR family NAD(P)-dependent oxidoreductase, giving the protein MKLEGRVAVVTGAGGGIGRGIALALSRRGCNLALADKNAQGLSETSGMIRGVQVSLHPLDVTDRAACAALPAKVVAEHGRVDLLVNNAGVAIGGTFEQVDEADFDWLMEVNFHAVVRLTRAFLPLLKQSDEARIVNVSSLFGLIAPPGQTAYSAAKFAVRGFSESLRRELEDAGSSVGVTVVHPGGINTDIARSARPPRHVTNEEAALIASEKDRFQKFLKMSPVKAGEIIVLGIEKERPRVLVGGDAKIGALIERLSPVGYWNILKRSMA
- a CDS encoding alpha/beta hydrolase is translated as MKKWAIAGASLVGGLLGAGLYSARVAKQAEALVPMDGRLVDVGGGVQLHVTEQGSGPPLLLIHGLGAQLRSFAQPMVDELAKDYRVIRVDRPGSGYSPMLPSRSQRLVDQADAMAGLIDALALDRPWLVGHSLGGALALQIAERHPGKVRGLALIAPATQPVRDVPEVFKGLMVPLPVAGLVARTIAVPLGLATRDKVLAMVFAPEAAPADYVTAGGGALALRPGNVEAACADLQLAREDADAMTGRYAALDLPVAILFGRGDALLAPAEHGAKTVGEIPGATLTEVEGGHMLPYTQPLETARWVRSVVASR